A section of the Pseudomonas fluorescens genome encodes:
- the pcaH gene encoding protocatechuate 3,4-dioxygenase subunit beta, protein MSDKPGYRRPQAGTQPDYLHPAYQSTNLRSPSRPLVFLPHSLSEITGPTLGAERIAERDNDLTAQHAGEPQGERIIIHGRVLDENGLPVPGILVEIWQANAAGRYNHKRDQHDAPLDPNFTGTGRTVTDADGWYQFQTIKPGAYPWGNHHNAWRPAHIHFSLFGPSVLTRLVTQMYFPGDPLLAYDPIYNCVPDTSAKERLIARFDLEKTVPHYALGYRWDIVLRGRDATPMEK, encoded by the coding sequence ATGAGTGACAAGCCCGGATACCGGCGTCCGCAAGCAGGGACTCAGCCTGATTACCTGCACCCGGCGTACCAGTCGACGAACTTGCGTTCGCCGTCCAGGCCGCTGGTGTTTTTGCCCCATTCGCTGTCGGAAATCACCGGCCCGACCCTTGGCGCCGAACGCATTGCCGAGCGCGACAACGACTTGACCGCCCAGCACGCGGGTGAACCCCAAGGCGAGCGCATCATCATTCACGGTCGGGTACTGGATGAAAACGGCCTGCCGGTGCCGGGCATATTGGTCGAGATCTGGCAGGCCAACGCCGCCGGTCGCTACAACCACAAGCGCGACCAGCACGACGCGCCCCTGGACCCGAACTTCACGGGCACTGGCCGCACCGTGACCGATGCCGACGGTTGGTACCAGTTCCAGACCATCAAGCCCGGCGCCTATCCGTGGGGCAATCACCACAACGCCTGGCGCCCCGCGCACATCCACTTCTCGCTGTTCGGTCCCAGTGTGCTGACGCGGTTGGTGACCCAGATGTACTTCCCCGGCGACCCGCTGCTGGCCTACGACCCGATTTATAACTGCGTGCCCGACACCTCGGCCAAGGAACGCCTGATCGCCCGTTTCGACCTGGAAAAGACCGTGCCGCACTACGCCCTCGGCTACCGCTGGGACATCGTCCTGCGCGGCCGCGACGCCACGCCGATGGAGAAATGA
- the pcaF gene encoding 3-oxoadipyl-CoA thiolase has protein sequence MMRDVFICDAIRTPIGRFGGGLSTVRADDLAALPIKALMARNPSVDWSAVDEVFLGCANQAGEDNRNVARMAALLAGLAPSIPGVTLNRLCASGMDAIGTAFRAIASGEMELAIAGGVESMSRAPFVMGKADAAFSRAMKLEDTTIGWRFINPLMKAQYGVDAMPQTADNVADDYQVSRADQDAFALRSQQRTAAAQAAGFFAQEIVPVRVAHKKGETLVEHDEHPRADTTLETLARLKPVNGPDKTVTAGNASGVNDGAAALILASAEAVKKHGLTARARVLGMASAGVEPRVMGIGPVPAVRKLAERLGLAVSDFDVIELNEAFASQGLAVLRELGLADDAPQVNPNGGAIALGHPLGMSGARLVLTALHQLEKTGGRTGLATMCVGVGQGLALAIERV, from the coding sequence CTGATGCGCGACGTGTTTATCTGTGATGCCATCCGGACCCCCATCGGCCGTTTCGGCGGCGGCCTGTCCACCGTGCGCGCCGATGACCTGGCCGCCTTGCCGATCAAGGCCCTGATGGCGCGCAACCCGTCGGTGGACTGGAGCGCAGTCGACGAAGTGTTCCTCGGTTGTGCCAACCAGGCCGGCGAAGACAACCGCAACGTGGCGCGCATGGCCGCGCTGCTGGCTGGCCTGGCGCCGAGCATCCCTGGCGTGACCCTCAATCGCCTGTGCGCCTCGGGCATGGACGCCATCGGCACCGCATTCCGCGCCATCGCCAGTGGCGAAATGGAGCTGGCGATTGCCGGTGGCGTCGAGTCGATGTCCCGTGCGCCGTTCGTGATGGGCAAGGCCGACGCCGCGTTCTCGCGCGCAATGAAGCTGGAAGACACCACCATTGGCTGGCGTTTTATCAACCCCTTGATGAAGGCCCAGTACGGCGTCGATGCCATGCCGCAGACCGCCGACAACGTGGCCGATGACTACCAGGTTTCCCGCGCCGACCAGGATGCCTTTGCCTTGCGCAGCCAGCAACGCACTGCCGCTGCCCAGGCCGCTGGATTCTTCGCGCAAGAAATCGTGCCGGTACGGGTTGCCCATAAAAAAGGCGAGACCCTGGTTGAACACGACGAACACCCACGCGCCGACACGACCCTCGAAACCCTGGCCAGGCTCAAACCCGTCAATGGCCCGGACAAGACCGTCACCGCCGGCAATGCGTCCGGGGTCAACGATGGTGCGGCAGCCTTGATTCTGGCCAGCGCCGAAGCGGTAAAAAAGCACGGCCTGACCGCCCGCGCCCGCGTGTTGGGCATGGCCAGCGCCGGGGTCGAGCCTCGTGTGATGGGCATCGGTCCAGTGCCTGCGGTGCGCAAGCTGGCCGAGCGCCTGGGCCTGGCTGTCAGCGACTTTGATGTGATCGAGCTCAACGAAGCCTTCGCCAGCCAGGGCTTGGCGGTGCTGCGTGAATTGGGCCTGGCGGACGATGCACCCCAGGTCAATCCCAACGGTGGCGCGATTGCCCTGGGCCATCCGTTGGGCATGAGCGGTGCGCGACTGGTGCTGACCGCACTGCATCAACTGGAAAAAACCGGCGGTCGCACAGGGCTGGCGACTATGTGTGTCGGCGTTGGCCAAGGCCTGGCCCTGGCGATTGAACGCGTTTGA
- the pcaG gene encoding protocatechuate 3,4-dioxygenase subunit alpha yields the protein MTLNATTSHTVGPYYHIGLSWLNREDLADAGALGERVAITGQVVDGNGDVVNDAMLEVWQANAAGKYDHPEDDQDKALDPNFEGFGRVPVDAQGRFRFSTIKPGSVPGLRGTTQAPHLVVLVFARGLVKHLLTRIYFEGEAANGDDPLLACVPAERRRTLVAKADASGVYQWNVVLQGTDEETVFFDY from the coding sequence ATGACCCTCAATGCAACCACGTCCCACACCGTCGGGCCGTACTATCACATCGGCCTGTCCTGGCTGAACCGCGAAGACCTGGCCGATGCTGGTGCCCTCGGCGAGCGCGTGGCGATCACCGGGCAGGTGGTGGATGGCAACGGCGATGTGGTCAACGATGCCATGCTGGAAGTCTGGCAAGCCAACGCTGCCGGCAAATATGACCACCCCGAGGATGACCAGGACAAAGCCCTGGACCCCAACTTCGAAGGCTTTGGCCGGGTGCCGGTGGACGCGCAGGGGCGTTTTCGCTTCAGCACCATCAAGCCGGGCAGTGTGCCGGGTCTCCGGGGCACGACCCAGGCACCGCATCTGGTGGTGCTGGTGTTTGCCCGCGGCCTGGTGAAGCACTTGCTGACGCGGATTTATTTCGAGGGCGAGGCGGCCAATGGCGATGACCCGTTGCTGGCGTGTGTGCCGGCGGAGCGGCGGCGGACCTTGGTGGCCAAGGCGGATGCGTCGGGGGTTTATCAGTGGAACGTGGTGCTGCAGGGGACAGATGAAGAGACGGTGTTTTTCGATTACTGA